GGGGGGGACCCAGATCGCGCTGCCGCACCTGGTGGTGGTCGTGGTACAGATGGTGACCTTCCTGGTGAAGGTCTTCCTGACCGGCTGCTTCATGGTGCAGATCCGCTGGTCCCTGCCGCGCTTCCGTTACGACCAGCTCCTCGCCTTCGGCTGGAAGCTTCTCCTGCCGCTGGCTGCCGCCAATCTTATTGTGACCGCGATAGTTCGCTGGTTCACTCTGACTTGAGGACGATATGAGGAAGGAATACTGGAACAAACCTGAGATGGGCCTCTGGGAGAAGGTGTACATCCTGGAGGTGATCCGCGGGCTCTGCATCACCGGAGGGGTCTTCTTCTCCAACATGTGGAAGTGGATGACCTTCCGCAAGGGAGCCCTGACCGCCTATTACCCGGAGGAGCGCCGCGCCGACTACTCCCCGATCAACCGCGGGCGTCACATCCTGACCCAGCGCCCGAACGGGAAGGTGCAGTGCGTGTCGTGCAACATGTGCGCGACGGTCTGCCCGGCCTACTGCATCGAGATCGAGTCCGAGGCGGACTTCGACGACGTGGCGCACCCGAAGGCCCCGTCCAACTTCTACCTCGACTACTCCCGCTGCATCTTCTGCGGCTTCTGCGTGGAGG
The DNA window shown above is from Geomonas sp. RF6 and carries:
- a CDS encoding 4Fe-4S dicluster domain-containing protein produces the protein MRKEYWNKPEMGLWEKVYILEVIRGLCITGGVFFSNMWKWMTFRKGALTAYYPEERRADYSPINRGRHILTQRPNGKVQCVSCNMCATVCPAYCIEIESEADFDDVAHPKAPSNFYLDYSRCIFCGFCVEACPEDAIRMSKETPDLPGFDRDNMWGKTDLMMNWCPTNDTKKQYVAPTAHDLEGH